In Emys orbicularis isolate rEmyOrb1 chromosome 12, rEmyOrb1.hap1, whole genome shotgun sequence, one genomic interval encodes:
- the LOC135886460 gene encoding olfactory receptor 10G6-like, translating to MECGNRSQITHFILVGLPYPPELQVPLFLFFLLIYLLTLCGNLLILLAVAREHRLHKPMYWFLCHLSFLDMTVSSVVVPKVVAGFLSGGGAISFHGCVAQLFFFHFLGCTECFLYTVMAYDRFLAICKPLRYSVIMNRRACLCLAAGTWLGGSLHSLIETALTFRLPYGRDTQVGYIFCDIPAVLKLACGDTALNELVTFIDVGFVAMTCFLLILTSYVYIISAILRIRSAEGRHRTFSTCMAHITVVVTYYVPLVFIYLRPGSQHPVDRVVGVFYTTVTPLLNPLIYTLRNKEMKAALMRLGGRKLPGPEP from the coding sequence ATGGAGTGTGGGAACAGATCCCAGATCACCCATTTCATCCTGGTGGGGCTCCCGTATCCCCCAGAGCTGCAGGTGCCCTtgttcctcttcttcctcctcatctaCCTGTTGACACTGTGCGGGAACCTGCTCATCCTGCTGGCAGTGGCCCGGGAGCACCGGCTGCACAAGCCCATGTACTGGTTCCTCTGCCACTTGTCCTTCCTGGACATGACGGTCTCCTCGGTGGTGGTGCCCAAGGTGGTGGCCGGCTTCCTGTCGGGCGGCGGGGCCATCTCCTTCCATGGCTGTGTGGCCCAGCTCTTCTTCTTCCACTTCCTGGGCTGCACTGAGTGCTTCCTCTACACGGTCATGGCCTACGACCGCTTCCTGGCCATCTGCAAGCCACTGCGCTACAGCGTCATTATGAACCGCAGAGCCTGCCTGTGCCTGGCAGCGGGGACCTGGCTAGGGGGCTCCCTGCACTCGCTGATAGAGACTGCACTCACCTTCCGCCTGCCCTATGGCCGGGACACCCAGGTAGGCTACATCTTCTGTGATATCCCGGCTGTGCTGAAGCTGGCCTGCGGGGACACAGCGCTCAACGAGCTGGTGACATTCATTGACGTGGGATTCGTGGCCATGACCTGCTTCCTGCTGATCCTGACGTCCTATGTCTACATCATCTCGGCCATCCTGAGGATCCGCTCCGCTGAGGGCAGGCATCGGACCTTCTCCACCTGCATGGCACATATCACCGTGGTGGTGACCTACTACGTGCCCCTGGTCTTCATCTACCTGAGGCCGGGGTCCCAGCACCCCGTGGACAGGGTGGTGGGTGTATTCTACACCACGGTGACCCCGCTCCTCAACCCCCTCATCTACACGCTGAGGAACAAGGAGATGAAAGCTGCCCTCATGAGACTGGGGGGCAGGAAACTGCCAGGGCCTGAGCCATGA
- the LOC135886737 gene encoding olfactory receptor 10D3-like — protein sequence MGRVNQTVVTHFILLGIPNTNGLQTILFITFLAFYLCTLLGNLLIFSAILADARLHTPMYFFLCNLSIVDLGFSSISTPKLLANLWAQSRVISLGGCMSQVFFYHFLGSTECLLCTVMAYDRYVAICHPLRYLLIMNWRVCALLAAGTWITSSFHATILTSLTFTLPYCGSNVVDYFFCDIFPVVKLACADTYVIETVTFTNTGMVPMTCFLLILASYVRIVYSILKINSADGRRKAASTCGSHLAVVTLFFGPCALVYTQPQLSTGMVTAVQLFGYVVTPMLNPAIYTLRNKEVKAALRKLRGGQMPPR from the coding sequence ATGGGGCGGGTCAACCAGACTGTGGTGACTCATTTCATCCTCTTAGGGATCCCCAACACCAATGGCCTCCAGACCATCCTCTTCATCACCTTCTTAGCCTTCTACCTCTGCACTCTGCTGGGCAACCTGCTCATCTTCTCAGCCATCCTCGCTGACGCCCGCctgcacacccccatgtacttcttcctctgcAATCTCTCTATTGTGGACCTTGGATTCTCTTCCATCAGCACCCCTAAATTGCTGGCCAACctctgggctcagagcagggTCATCTCGCTGGGCGGGTGCATGTCCCAAGTCTTCTTCTACCACTTCCTGGGCAGCACTGAGTGCCTGCTCTGCACCGTTATGGCCTACGACCGTTACGTGGCCATCTGCCACCCGCTGCGCTACCTGCTCATCATGAACTGGAGGGTGTGCGCCCTCCTGGCCGCCGGCACCTGGATCACCAGCTCCTTCCATGCCACCATCCTCACCAGCCTGACCTTCACGCTGCCCTACTGCGGGTCCAACGTGGTGGACtatttcttctgtgacatcttCCCGGTGGTCAAGCTGGCCTGTGCGGACACGTACGTCATCGAGACTGTGACCTTCACCAACACTGGCATGGTGCCCATGACCTGCTTCCTCCTCATCCTCGCCTCCTACGTCAGGATCGTCTACTCCATCCTGAAGATAAACTCGGCTGACGGGAGGCGCAAAGCAGCCTCCACTTGCGGCTCACATCTGGCTGTGGTGACGCTGTTCTTCGGGCCctgtgccctggtctacactcagCCCCAGCTGAGCACAGGGATGGTGACCGCTGTGCAGCTCTTTGGCTATGTGGTCACGCCCATGCTGAACCCGGCCATCTACACGTtgaggaacaaggaggtgaaaGCGGCtctgagaaaactgagagggggtCAAATGCCTCCACGTTGA